A genomic window from Myotis daubentonii chromosome 4, mMyoDau2.1, whole genome shotgun sequence includes:
- the LOC132233074 gene encoding small ribosomal subunit protein uS9-like, translating to MPSKGPLQSVQVFGRKKTATAVAHCKRGNGLIKVNGRPLEMIEPRMLQYKLLEPVLLLGKERFAGVDIRVCVKGGGHVAQIYAIPQSISKALVAYYQKYVDKASKKESKDILIQYDQTLLVADPCRCESKKFGGPGARARYQKSYR from the coding sequence ATGCCGTCCAAGGGTCCTCTGCAGTCTGTGCAGGTCTTCGGACGCAAGAAGACGGCCACAGCCGTGGCTCACTGCAAACGTGGCAACGGCCTCATAAAGGTGAACGGACGGCCCCTGGAGATGATCGAGCCGCGGATGCTTCAATACAAGCTGCTGGAACCTGTTCTGCTTCTTGGGAAGGAGCGATTTGCTGGCGTGGACATCCGAGTCTGTGTGAAGGGTGGTGGTCATGTGGCCCAGATTTATGCAATCCCTCAGTCCATTTCCAAAGCCCTGGTGGCCTATTACCAGAAATATGTGGATAAAGCTTCCAAGAAGGAGAGCAAAGACATCCTTATCCAGTATGACCAGACCCTGCTGGTAGCTGATCCCTGTCGCTGTGAATCCAAAAAGTTTGGTGGTCCTGGTGCCCGTGCTCGCTACCAGAAATCTTACCGATAA